One Mangifera indica cultivar Alphonso chromosome 4, CATAS_Mindica_2.1, whole genome shotgun sequence genomic region harbors:
- the LOC123212848 gene encoding THO complex subunit 2 isoform X2 codes for MSLPQIECKYITEECIREWKSGNPTFRITNSVSMLRFLYELCSAMVRGELPFQKCKTALDSVDFLDKPSEKEIASGFADIVTQMAQDLTMPGEYRARLIKLAKWLVESALVPLRLFQERCEEEFLWEAEMIKIKAQDLKGKEVRVNTRILYQQTKFNLLREESEGYAKLATLLCQGSEDSTQNASTATVGIIKSLIGHFDLDPNRVFDIVLECFELKPNSKVFLQLIPLFPKSHASQILGFKFQYYQRLEVNSPAPFGLYNLAALLVKNEFIDLDSICAHLLPKDDEAFEHYNAFSAKRLEEANKIGKINLAATGKDLMEDEKQGDVTIDLYAALDMETEAVAERSPELENSQTLGLLTGFLSVDDWYHANVLFERLAPLNPVAHITICDGLFRLIGKTISSAYDIIRRTHIQSIGSISAVGIDAMDTTDAPVNRSFVDLPKELFQMLATVGAYLYRDTVLLQKVCRVLRGYYVSALELVNCDDDVPRQHLKEARSRVEEALGTCLLPSLQLIPANPAVGQEIWEVMNLLPYEVRYRLYGEWEKDDERNPMVLAARQTAKLDTRRILKRLAKENLKQLGRMVAKLAHANPMTVLRTIVHQIEAYRDMITPVVDAFKYLTQLEYDVLEYVVIERLAQGGRDKLKDDGLNLSDWLQSLASFWGHLCKKYPSMELRGLFQYLVNQLKKGQGIELVLLQELIQQMANVQYTENLTEEQLDAMAGSETLRYQATSFGVTRNNKALIKSTNRLKDSLLPKDEPKLAIPLLLLIAQHRSVVVIAADAPYIKMVSEQFDRCHGTLLQYVEFLCSAVNPCTAYAQLVPSLNDLVHQYHLDPEVAFLIYRPIMRLFKCQGSSDVFWPLDDNDTSNITTANLESAPIGYPGKVVLDLGSQKPIMWSDLLDIVKTMLPSKAWNSLSPDLYTTFWGLTLYDLYVPRNRYESEIAKQHAALKALEELSDNSSSAITKRKKDKERIQESLDRLTSELQKHEENVASVRRRLSREKDNWLSSCPDTLKINMEFLQRCIFPRCTFSMPDAVYCAMFVHTLHSLGTPFFNTVNHIDVLICKTLQPMICCCTEYEAGRLGRFLYETLKIAYYWKSDESIYERECGNMPGFAVYYRYPNSQRVTYGQFIKVHWKWSQRITRLLIQCLESTEYMEIRNALIMLTKISAVFPVTRKSGINLEKRVAKIKSDEREDLKVLATGVAAALAARKPSWVTDEEFGMGYLELKPAASLASKSLSGNVMAVQNGSHSDLGSGKTVTAVTQHLESGSSVKDPTSRTKPTDGRLEKTESVTLGKSDPGHQKLKGSSMANGSDIHSSMSAPAQGGTSRSVENQKQVDESVNRTLDENMAKVATKNSADSESKASVKRSLPAGSLNKATKQDIMKDDKSGKAVSRNSVSSISDRDLLSHASDGKQVGTTNVSSSRSEMHAVDSKADSGVVKSSEIRFSGGKNDSNEVSDAPRASSSRIVHSPRHDNSAAVSKSSDKLQKRNSPAEDPDRPSKRYKGDSEPRDVDIEVKLSDRERSQDPRFVDLEKTGTDEPNMYRSVDKPLDRSKDKGYDRYDRDHRERVDRPDKSRGDDVIAEKPRDRSMERYGRERSVERGQDRGSDRSFDKVKDDRNKDDRSKLRYSDSSSEKSYDDRFHGQNLPPPPPLPPHMIPQSVNTGRRDEDADRRFGNTRHSQRLSPRHDEKERRRSEENNLVSQDDTKRRREDEFRERKREERDLLSLKVDDRERDRERDRDKANLMKEDVDANVASKRRKLKRDHLPSGEAGEYSPVAPPPPALAIGISQSYDGRDRGDRKGVMVQRGVYLEEQNMRVHGKEVATKMTRRDSDPIYDREWEDEKRQRPEPKRRHRK; via the exons CTTACAATGCCTGGGGAGTACCGTGCACGTCTAATAAAGTTG GCAAAGTGGCTGGTGGAATCTGCACTGGTCCCATTGAGGCTCTTCCAGGAGCGATGTGAG GAAGAATTTTTATGGGAGGCTGAAATGATCAAGATAAAGGCTCAAGATTTGAAGGGCAAAGAG GTGAGAGTTAACACTCGAATTCTTTATCAGCAAACAAAATTCAACCTTCTTCGAGAAGAGAGTGAGGGCTATGCAAAGCTG GCCACCCTTCTTTGTCAAGGTTCTGAAGATTCAACTCAAAATGCATCAACAGCGACAGTAGGCATTATTAAG TCATTAATTGGACATTTTGATCTTGACCCCAACCGTGTTTTTGATATT GTTTTGGAGTGTTTTGAACTAAAGCCGAATAGCAAAGTATTTCTGCAACTGATTCCCTTATTTCCCAAG TCTCATGCATCCCAAATTCTTGGATTTAAGTTTCAATATTATCAGCGGTTGGAAGTAAACAGCCCTGCACCGTTTGGGCTCTATAACCTTGCAGCCTTGCTTGTGAAAAATGAGTTCATTGACCTTGATAGCAT TTGTGCACATTTACTTCCCAAGGATGATGAAGCATTTGAACATTACAATGCATTTTCAGCTAAGCGGCTTGAAGAG GCAaacaaaattggaaaaataaatCTTGCTGCTACTGGTAAGGATCTGATGGAAGATGAAAAACAAGGAGACGTGACTATTGATCTATATGCTGCTTTAGACATGGAAACTGAGGCTGTTGCTGAAAGGTCCCCAGAGCTTGAAAATAGTCAAACTTTGGGCTTGCTTACAGGTTTTCTTTCCGTAGATGACTG GTACCATGCCAATGTACTATTTGAACGTCTTGCCCCACTTAATCCGGTAGCACACATTACAATCTGTGATGGCTTATTTAG GCTCATTGGAAAAACAATTTCTTCAGCGTATGACATCATTCGTCGTACGCATATTCAGAGCATTGGGTCAATTTCTGCTGTGGGTATTGATGCAATGGATACGACTGATGCACCAGTCAATAGGTCTTTTGTAGATCTTCCTAAAGAACTTTTCCAGATGCTGGCTACTGTTGGGGCTTATCTTTATCGTGATACTGTATTACTGCAGAAG GTATGTAGAGTGTTGAGAGGTTACTATGTGTCAGCACTTGAGCTTGTAAACTGTGATGATGACG TTCCCCGACAGCACCTAAAGGAGGCTAGGTCAAGGGTAGAGGAAGCTTTAGGAACTTGTCTACTTCCTTCTTTACAGTTGATCCCTGCAAATCCAGCAGTTGGTCAGGAGATTTGGGAAGTAATGAATCTCCTTCCATATGAG GTGCGATATCGTTTGTATGGTGAATGGGAAAAAGATGATGAGCGGAACCCTATGGTTTTAGCTGCTAGGCAGACTGCTAAG CTGGACACAAGGAGGATTCTGAAAAGGCTTGCCAAAGAAAATTTAAAGCAGCTTGGTCGGATGGTTGCAAAATTAGCTCATGCAAATCCAATGACTGTACTTAGAACAATTGTTCACCAG ATTGAGGCTTACAGGGATATGATTACTCCTGTTGTAGATGCGTTCAAGTATTTGACACAG CTTGAGTACGATGTTTTGGAATATGTTGTCATTGAGCGCTTGGCACAAGGTGGGCGTGACAAGCTCAAAGATGATGGCCTTAATTTGTCTGATTGGCTTCAATCTTTAGCTTCATTTTGGGGTCACCT GTGTAAAAAGTATCCATCAATGGAACTGAGAGGCCTTTTCCAGTATCTTGTAAACCAGTTGAAAAAGGGGCAAGGAATTGAGCTTGTTCTGCTTCAG GAACTTATTCAACAAATGGCTAATGTTCAATACACGGAGAACCTGACTGAGGAGCAGTTGGACGCCATGGCAGGGAGTGAGACCCTTCGGTATCAGGCTACTTCTTTTGGAGTAACTAGAAATAACAAG GCATTGATCAAATCCACCAATAGGCTAAAAGATTCATTGCTTCCGAAGGATGAACCAAAGTTGGCAATCCCCCTCCTTTTGCTTATTGCTCAACATCGTTCTGT GGTTGTTATAGCTGCAGATGCACCTTACATAAAAATGGTTAGCGAACAGTTTGATAGATGCCATGGAACTCTTCTTCAGTATGTGGAATTTCTTTGCAGCGCTGTGAATCCATGCACTGCTTATGCTCAGCTGGTCCCCTCACTTAATGATCTTGTGCACCAATACCACCTTGATCCTGAG GTTGCTTTCTTAATATATCGCCCTATAATGAGGCTCTTTAAGTGTCAAGGGAGTTCTGATGTTTTCTGGCCATTGGATGATAATGACACTTCAAATATCACAACTGCAAACTTGGAGTCCGCACCTATAGGATATCCGGGAAAAGTTGTTCTGGATCTTGGTTCTCAGAAGCCTATAAT GTGGTCAGATCTTCTTGACATTGTTAAAACCATGTTGCCCTCAAAAGCCTGGAATAGCCTTTCTCCTGATCTCTACACAACTTTTTGGGGGCTCACACTCTATGATCTTTATGTTCCTAGAAACCGTTATGAATCTGAAATTGCCAAGCAGCATGCTGCACTTAAAGCTCTGGAAGAGCTTTCTGATAATTCAAGTTCTGCAATaactaagagaaaaaaagacaaagaaagaattcaagaGTCTCTAGATCGTCTGACCAGTGAACTCCAGAAGCATGAAGAAAATGTAGCATCAGTTCGTCGGCGGCTTTCTCGTGAAAAAGACAATTGGTTGAGTTCCTGCCCTGATACTCTAAAGATTAATATGGAATTCCTCCAGCGTTGCATTTTTCCACGCTGTACCTTCAGTATGCCAGATGCTGTGTACTGTGCCATGTTTGTACATACACTTCATTCCCTTGGGACACCATTTTTTAACACCGTCAACCACATTGATGTTCTAATTTGTAAAACCTTACAACCTATGATATGCTGTTGCACCGAGTATGAAGCAGGTAGACTTGGGAGGTTTTTGTATGAGACACTAAAGATTGCTTACTACTGGAAG aGTGATGAATCGATTTATGAACGTGAGTGTGGGAACATGCCAGGCTTTGCTGTTTATTATAGATATCCAAACAGTCAGCGTGTTACATACGGCCAGTTCATTAAG GTACACTGGAAGTGGAGTCAAAGAATTACACGACTATTGATTCAGTGCTTGGAATCCACTGAATACATGGAAATTCgtaatgctcttataatgttgACAAAAATTTCTGCCGTGTTCCCTGTCACTAGAAAAAGTGGGATCAACCTTGAAAAGCGG GTAGCTAAAATCAAAAGTGATGAACGAGAGGATCTCAAGGTGTTGGCAACTGGTGTTGCTGCTGCTTTGGCTGCTCGAAAA CCTTCATGGGTTACAGATGAAGAATTTGGCATGGGATACCTTGAACTGAAGCCTGCTGCTTCACTGGCTTCCAAGTCTTTATCTGGTAATGTAATGGCTGTGCAAAATGGTTCTCATAGTGATCTTGGCTCAGGAAAAACAGTTACTGCTGTAACACAACATTTAGAATCTGGAAGTTCAGTTAAAGACCCAACTTCAAGAACAAAACCTACTGATGGGAGGTTGGAAAAAACAGAAAGTGTCACACTTGGAAAATCTGATCCGGGACATCAAAAACTAAAAGGTAGTTCAATGGCCAATGGTTCTGATATTCATTCATCCATGTCAGCTCCTGCACAAGGGGGAACATCAAGATCTGTGGAAAATCAAAAGCAGGTGGATGAATCTGTAAATAGAACCTTGGATGAAAACATGGCCAAAGTTGCTACAAAGAATTCTGCAGACTCCGAG TCCAAAGCTTCAGTGAAACGATCTCTGCCAGCTGGATCACTCAACAAGGCAACAAAACAGGATATTATGAAGGATGATAAGTCTGGAAAAGCTGTTAGTAGAAATTCTGTCTCTTCCATCAGTGACAGAGATTTGCTTTCTCATGCTTCAGATGGCAAGCAAGTTGGGACGACTAATGTTTCTTCATCAAGATCAGAGATGCATGCTGTTGACTCAAAGGCAGATAGTGGAGTAGTCAAGTCTTCTGAGATAAGGTTTTCTGGTGGTAAAAATGATAGCAATGAGGTGTCTGATGCTCCAAGGGCCTCTTCTTCCCGAATCGTTCATTCTCCAAGACATGATAACTCGGCTGCTGTTTCAAAATCTAGTGACAAACTTCAAAAAAGAAACAGTCCTGCTGAAGATCCTGACAGACCAAGTAAACGCTATAAAGGGGACTCTGAACCAAGGGATGTTGATATTGAAGTCAAATTATCTGACAGAGAGAGGTCCCAGGATCCTCGATTTGTGGATCTTGAGAAAACAGGCACAGATGAACCAAATATGTATAGGTCCGTGGACAAGCCTTTGGATAGGTCAAAAGATAAAGGCTATGATAGATATGATAGAGACCATAGGGAAAGAGTTGACCGCCCTGATAAGTCCCGGGGAGATGATGTTATAGCTGAAAAACCCAGAGATAGGTCCATGGAAAGGTATGGAAGGGAGCGTTCAGTTGAGAGAGGGCAAGATAGAGGTAGTGACAGGAGTTTTGACAAAGTAAAAGATGATAGAAACAAAGATGACAGAAGTAAACTGCGCTACAGTGACTCATCTTCAGAAAAGTCTTATGATGATCGATTTCATGGTCAAAATTTGCCTCCACCACCTCCTCTGCCCCCTCATATGATCCCCCAATCTGTTAATACTGGTAGACGAGATGAAGATGCTGATAGAAGGTTTGGAAATACCAGACATTCACAGAGGCTTTCTCCAAGACATGATGAAAAAGAGCGGAGACGATCAGAAGAAAATAACTTAGTTTCACAAGATGATACCAAACGTCGGAGGGAAGATGAATTtcgagagagaaagagagaagaacGAGATCTTTTGTCATTGAAG GTGGATGACCGAGAGAGAGATCGGGAGAGGGATAGGGACAAAGCAAATCTTATGAAGGAGGATGTGGATGCTAATGTTGCCTCTAAGAGACGGAAACTAAAGAGAGACCATCTTCCATCAGGGGAAGCTGGTGAGTATTCTCCTGTGGCTCCACCACCTCCTGCTCTTGCTATTGGTATCTCGCAGTCGTACGATGGACGAGATAGGGGAGACCGAAAGGGAGTCATGGTGCAGCGGGGTGTTTACTTGGAAGAACAAAATATGAGGGTTCATGGAAAAGAAGTAGCGACCAAGATGACTCGTCGTGATTCAGATCC AATTTACGACCGAGAGTGGGAAGATGAGAAGCGGCAAAGACCTGAGCCGAAGAGGAGACACCGGAAGTAG
- the LOC123212848 gene encoding THO complex subunit 2 isoform X1 yields MSLPQIECKYITEECIREWKSGNPTFRITNSVSMLRFLYELCSAMVRGELPFQKCKTALDSVDFLDKPSEKEIASGFADIVTQMAQDLTMPGEYRARLIKLAKWLVESALVPLRLFQERCEEEFLWEAEMIKIKAQDLKGKEVRVNTRILYQQTKFNLLREESEGYAKLATLLCQGSEDSTQNASTATVGIIKSLIGHFDLDPNRVFDIVLECFELKPNSKVFLQLIPLFPKSHASQILGFKFQYYQRLEVNSPAPFGLYNLAALLVKNEFIDLDSICAHLLPKDDEAFEHYNAFSAKRLEEANKIGKINLAATGKDLMEDEKQGDVTIDLYAALDMETEAVAERSPELENSQTLGLLTGFLSVDDWYHANVLFERLAPLNPVAHITICDGLFRLIGKTISSAYDIIRRTHIQSIGSISAVGIDAMDTTDAPVNRSFVDLPKELFQMLATVGAYLYRDTVLLQKVCRVLRGYYVSALELVNCDDDVSNIEPDLGGNRVPRQHLKEARSRVEEALGTCLLPSLQLIPANPAVGQEIWEVMNLLPYEVRYRLYGEWEKDDERNPMVLAARQTAKLDTRRILKRLAKENLKQLGRMVAKLAHANPMTVLRTIVHQIEAYRDMITPVVDAFKYLTQLEYDVLEYVVIERLAQGGRDKLKDDGLNLSDWLQSLASFWGHLCKKYPSMELRGLFQYLVNQLKKGQGIELVLLQELIQQMANVQYTENLTEEQLDAMAGSETLRYQATSFGVTRNNKALIKSTNRLKDSLLPKDEPKLAIPLLLLIAQHRSVVVIAADAPYIKMVSEQFDRCHGTLLQYVEFLCSAVNPCTAYAQLVPSLNDLVHQYHLDPEVAFLIYRPIMRLFKCQGSSDVFWPLDDNDTSNITTANLESAPIGYPGKVVLDLGSQKPIMWSDLLDIVKTMLPSKAWNSLSPDLYTTFWGLTLYDLYVPRNRYESEIAKQHAALKALEELSDNSSSAITKRKKDKERIQESLDRLTSELQKHEENVASVRRRLSREKDNWLSSCPDTLKINMEFLQRCIFPRCTFSMPDAVYCAMFVHTLHSLGTPFFNTVNHIDVLICKTLQPMICCCTEYEAGRLGRFLYETLKIAYYWKSDESIYERECGNMPGFAVYYRYPNSQRVTYGQFIKVHWKWSQRITRLLIQCLESTEYMEIRNALIMLTKISAVFPVTRKSGINLEKRVAKIKSDEREDLKVLATGVAAALAARKPSWVTDEEFGMGYLELKPAASLASKSLSGNVMAVQNGSHSDLGSGKTVTAVTQHLESGSSVKDPTSRTKPTDGRLEKTESVTLGKSDPGHQKLKGSSMANGSDIHSSMSAPAQGGTSRSVENQKQVDESVNRTLDENMAKVATKNSADSESKASVKRSLPAGSLNKATKQDIMKDDKSGKAVSRNSVSSISDRDLLSHASDGKQVGTTNVSSSRSEMHAVDSKADSGVVKSSEIRFSGGKNDSNEVSDAPRASSSRIVHSPRHDNSAAVSKSSDKLQKRNSPAEDPDRPSKRYKGDSEPRDVDIEVKLSDRERSQDPRFVDLEKTGTDEPNMYRSVDKPLDRSKDKGYDRYDRDHRERVDRPDKSRGDDVIAEKPRDRSMERYGRERSVERGQDRGSDRSFDKVKDDRNKDDRSKLRYSDSSSEKSYDDRFHGQNLPPPPPLPPHMIPQSVNTGRRDEDADRRFGNTRHSQRLSPRHDEKERRRSEENNLVSQDDTKRRREDEFRERKREERDLLSLKVDDRERDRERDRDKANLMKEDVDANVASKRRKLKRDHLPSGEAGEYSPVAPPPPALAIGISQSYDGRDRGDRKGVMVQRGVYLEEQNMRVHGKEVATKMTRRDSDPIYDREWEDEKRQRPEPKRRHRK; encoded by the exons CTTACAATGCCTGGGGAGTACCGTGCACGTCTAATAAAGTTG GCAAAGTGGCTGGTGGAATCTGCACTGGTCCCATTGAGGCTCTTCCAGGAGCGATGTGAG GAAGAATTTTTATGGGAGGCTGAAATGATCAAGATAAAGGCTCAAGATTTGAAGGGCAAAGAG GTGAGAGTTAACACTCGAATTCTTTATCAGCAAACAAAATTCAACCTTCTTCGAGAAGAGAGTGAGGGCTATGCAAAGCTG GCCACCCTTCTTTGTCAAGGTTCTGAAGATTCAACTCAAAATGCATCAACAGCGACAGTAGGCATTATTAAG TCATTAATTGGACATTTTGATCTTGACCCCAACCGTGTTTTTGATATT GTTTTGGAGTGTTTTGAACTAAAGCCGAATAGCAAAGTATTTCTGCAACTGATTCCCTTATTTCCCAAG TCTCATGCATCCCAAATTCTTGGATTTAAGTTTCAATATTATCAGCGGTTGGAAGTAAACAGCCCTGCACCGTTTGGGCTCTATAACCTTGCAGCCTTGCTTGTGAAAAATGAGTTCATTGACCTTGATAGCAT TTGTGCACATTTACTTCCCAAGGATGATGAAGCATTTGAACATTACAATGCATTTTCAGCTAAGCGGCTTGAAGAG GCAaacaaaattggaaaaataaatCTTGCTGCTACTGGTAAGGATCTGATGGAAGATGAAAAACAAGGAGACGTGACTATTGATCTATATGCTGCTTTAGACATGGAAACTGAGGCTGTTGCTGAAAGGTCCCCAGAGCTTGAAAATAGTCAAACTTTGGGCTTGCTTACAGGTTTTCTTTCCGTAGATGACTG GTACCATGCCAATGTACTATTTGAACGTCTTGCCCCACTTAATCCGGTAGCACACATTACAATCTGTGATGGCTTATTTAG GCTCATTGGAAAAACAATTTCTTCAGCGTATGACATCATTCGTCGTACGCATATTCAGAGCATTGGGTCAATTTCTGCTGTGGGTATTGATGCAATGGATACGACTGATGCACCAGTCAATAGGTCTTTTGTAGATCTTCCTAAAGAACTTTTCCAGATGCTGGCTACTGTTGGGGCTTATCTTTATCGTGATACTGTATTACTGCAGAAG GTATGTAGAGTGTTGAGAGGTTACTATGTGTCAGCACTTGAGCTTGTAAACTGTGATGATGACGTTTCAAATATTGAACCTGATCTTGGTGGAAACCGAGTTCCCCGACAGCACCTAAAGGAGGCTAGGTCAAGGGTAGAGGAAGCTTTAGGAACTTGTCTACTTCCTTCTTTACAGTTGATCCCTGCAAATCCAGCAGTTGGTCAGGAGATTTGGGAAGTAATGAATCTCCTTCCATATGAG GTGCGATATCGTTTGTATGGTGAATGGGAAAAAGATGATGAGCGGAACCCTATGGTTTTAGCTGCTAGGCAGACTGCTAAG CTGGACACAAGGAGGATTCTGAAAAGGCTTGCCAAAGAAAATTTAAAGCAGCTTGGTCGGATGGTTGCAAAATTAGCTCATGCAAATCCAATGACTGTACTTAGAACAATTGTTCACCAG ATTGAGGCTTACAGGGATATGATTACTCCTGTTGTAGATGCGTTCAAGTATTTGACACAG CTTGAGTACGATGTTTTGGAATATGTTGTCATTGAGCGCTTGGCACAAGGTGGGCGTGACAAGCTCAAAGATGATGGCCTTAATTTGTCTGATTGGCTTCAATCTTTAGCTTCATTTTGGGGTCACCT GTGTAAAAAGTATCCATCAATGGAACTGAGAGGCCTTTTCCAGTATCTTGTAAACCAGTTGAAAAAGGGGCAAGGAATTGAGCTTGTTCTGCTTCAG GAACTTATTCAACAAATGGCTAATGTTCAATACACGGAGAACCTGACTGAGGAGCAGTTGGACGCCATGGCAGGGAGTGAGACCCTTCGGTATCAGGCTACTTCTTTTGGAGTAACTAGAAATAACAAG GCATTGATCAAATCCACCAATAGGCTAAAAGATTCATTGCTTCCGAAGGATGAACCAAAGTTGGCAATCCCCCTCCTTTTGCTTATTGCTCAACATCGTTCTGT GGTTGTTATAGCTGCAGATGCACCTTACATAAAAATGGTTAGCGAACAGTTTGATAGATGCCATGGAACTCTTCTTCAGTATGTGGAATTTCTTTGCAGCGCTGTGAATCCATGCACTGCTTATGCTCAGCTGGTCCCCTCACTTAATGATCTTGTGCACCAATACCACCTTGATCCTGAG GTTGCTTTCTTAATATATCGCCCTATAATGAGGCTCTTTAAGTGTCAAGGGAGTTCTGATGTTTTCTGGCCATTGGATGATAATGACACTTCAAATATCACAACTGCAAACTTGGAGTCCGCACCTATAGGATATCCGGGAAAAGTTGTTCTGGATCTTGGTTCTCAGAAGCCTATAAT GTGGTCAGATCTTCTTGACATTGTTAAAACCATGTTGCCCTCAAAAGCCTGGAATAGCCTTTCTCCTGATCTCTACACAACTTTTTGGGGGCTCACACTCTATGATCTTTATGTTCCTAGAAACCGTTATGAATCTGAAATTGCCAAGCAGCATGCTGCACTTAAAGCTCTGGAAGAGCTTTCTGATAATTCAAGTTCTGCAATaactaagagaaaaaaagacaaagaaagaattcaagaGTCTCTAGATCGTCTGACCAGTGAACTCCAGAAGCATGAAGAAAATGTAGCATCAGTTCGTCGGCGGCTTTCTCGTGAAAAAGACAATTGGTTGAGTTCCTGCCCTGATACTCTAAAGATTAATATGGAATTCCTCCAGCGTTGCATTTTTCCACGCTGTACCTTCAGTATGCCAGATGCTGTGTACTGTGCCATGTTTGTACATACACTTCATTCCCTTGGGACACCATTTTTTAACACCGTCAACCACATTGATGTTCTAATTTGTAAAACCTTACAACCTATGATATGCTGTTGCACCGAGTATGAAGCAGGTAGACTTGGGAGGTTTTTGTATGAGACACTAAAGATTGCTTACTACTGGAAG aGTGATGAATCGATTTATGAACGTGAGTGTGGGAACATGCCAGGCTTTGCTGTTTATTATAGATATCCAAACAGTCAGCGTGTTACATACGGCCAGTTCATTAAG GTACACTGGAAGTGGAGTCAAAGAATTACACGACTATTGATTCAGTGCTTGGAATCCACTGAATACATGGAAATTCgtaatgctcttataatgttgACAAAAATTTCTGCCGTGTTCCCTGTCACTAGAAAAAGTGGGATCAACCTTGAAAAGCGG GTAGCTAAAATCAAAAGTGATGAACGAGAGGATCTCAAGGTGTTGGCAACTGGTGTTGCTGCTGCTTTGGCTGCTCGAAAA CCTTCATGGGTTACAGATGAAGAATTTGGCATGGGATACCTTGAACTGAAGCCTGCTGCTTCACTGGCTTCCAAGTCTTTATCTGGTAATGTAATGGCTGTGCAAAATGGTTCTCATAGTGATCTTGGCTCAGGAAAAACAGTTACTGCTGTAACACAACATTTAGAATCTGGAAGTTCAGTTAAAGACCCAACTTCAAGAACAAAACCTACTGATGGGAGGTTGGAAAAAACAGAAAGTGTCACACTTGGAAAATCTGATCCGGGACATCAAAAACTAAAAGGTAGTTCAATGGCCAATGGTTCTGATATTCATTCATCCATGTCAGCTCCTGCACAAGGGGGAACATCAAGATCTGTGGAAAATCAAAAGCAGGTGGATGAATCTGTAAATAGAACCTTGGATGAAAACATGGCCAAAGTTGCTACAAAGAATTCTGCAGACTCCGAG TCCAAAGCTTCAGTGAAACGATCTCTGCCAGCTGGATCACTCAACAAGGCAACAAAACAGGATATTATGAAGGATGATAAGTCTGGAAAAGCTGTTAGTAGAAATTCTGTCTCTTCCATCAGTGACAGAGATTTGCTTTCTCATGCTTCAGATGGCAAGCAAGTTGGGACGACTAATGTTTCTTCATCAAGATCAGAGATGCATGCTGTTGACTCAAAGGCAGATAGTGGAGTAGTCAAGTCTTCTGAGATAAGGTTTTCTGGTGGTAAAAATGATAGCAATGAGGTGTCTGATGCTCCAAGGGCCTCTTCTTCCCGAATCGTTCATTCTCCAAGACATGATAACTCGGCTGCTGTTTCAAAATCTAGTGACAAACTTCAAAAAAGAAACAGTCCTGCTGAAGATCCTGACAGACCAAGTAAACGCTATAAAGGGGACTCTGAACCAAGGGATGTTGATATTGAAGTCAAATTATCTGACAGAGAGAGGTCCCAGGATCCTCGATTTGTGGATCTTGAGAAAACAGGCACAGATGAACCAAATATGTATAGGTCCGTGGACAAGCCTTTGGATAGGTCAAAAGATAAAGGCTATGATAGATATGATAGAGACCATAGGGAAAGAGTTGACCGCCCTGATAAGTCCCGGGGAGATGATGTTATAGCTGAAAAACCCAGAGATAGGTCCATGGAAAGGTATGGAAGGGAGCGTTCAGTTGAGAGAGGGCAAGATAGAGGTAGTGACAGGAGTTTTGACAAAGTAAAAGATGATAGAAACAAAGATGACAGAAGTAAACTGCGCTACAGTGACTCATCTTCAGAAAAGTCTTATGATGATCGATTTCATGGTCAAAATTTGCCTCCACCACCTCCTCTGCCCCCTCATATGATCCCCCAATCTGTTAATACTGGTAGACGAGATGAAGATGCTGATAGAAGGTTTGGAAATACCAGACATTCACAGAGGCTTTCTCCAAGACATGATGAAAAAGAGCGGAGACGATCAGAAGAAAATAACTTAGTTTCACAAGATGATACCAAACGTCGGAGGGAAGATGAATTtcgagagagaaagagagaagaacGAGATCTTTTGTCATTGAAG GTGGATGACCGAGAGAGAGATCGGGAGAGGGATAGGGACAAAGCAAATCTTATGAAGGAGGATGTGGATGCTAATGTTGCCTCTAAGAGACGGAAACTAAAGAGAGACCATCTTCCATCAGGGGAAGCTGGTGAGTATTCTCCTGTGGCTCCACCACCTCCTGCTCTTGCTATTGGTATCTCGCAGTCGTACGATGGACGAGATAGGGGAGACCGAAAGGGAGTCATGGTGCAGCGGGGTGTTTACTTGGAAGAACAAAATATGAGGGTTCATGGAAAAGAAGTAGCGACCAAGATGACTCGTCGTGATTCAGATCC AATTTACGACCGAGAGTGGGAAGATGAGAAGCGGCAAAGACCTGAGCCGAAGAGGAGACACCGGAAGTAG